A single genomic interval of Devosia oryziradicis harbors:
- a CDS encoding monovalent cation:proton antiporter-2 (CPA2) family protein, translating to MENNILLAIFVILATSVAMVPLAKAAGLGTVLGYLAAGVLIGPFGLGLVSDSDIIHQIADFGIVMMLFLIGLELQPRELWRMRHKVLGLGVTQMVATSIVIALTLILAGFAVNIAAIIALALSMSSTAIAIQSAQQRDITRTDAGRASLAVLLVQDVSVIPVLAAIPLLAMSTGAIDREVTEAVEAIADPLDWITPLIIIGVFIVALISGRYLVRPLLGLVARAGVREAFTALGLAIVFGAALLAQANGFSPAMGAFIGGVLLADSEYRHELESNLEPFKGLLLGLFFISVGMSIAFDVLWSQPMRLAALVIGFVGIKVTVLFVLTSMFRMHLADRLLVAILLSQAGEFAFVIFQFAERVGAMGEADHAILAVAVALSMATTPLLLLAFDRLVAPRLDARRRRERADDPIDEHGNIVVLGYGRFGQIVTRMLRAQGFETTLIDDDAAQIELVRKFGVKVFYGDASRLALLHAAGVERADLVVIAVGGRERILGIARTLRRHFPNVPIASRAIDRGHAHELMALGVEIFERETFLSAISLGTKVLTQLGVAPIDAMHMAQAFERHDNQLLQDSFAVRHDEDAYVGMVRHSMGLLNEAMRSDSPSTIPVDKPAPKRTE from the coding sequence ATGGAAAACAACATCCTGCTGGCCATTTTCGTTATCCTCGCGACCAGCGTCGCGATGGTGCCGCTCGCCAAGGCGGCCGGCCTGGGCACGGTGCTGGGCTATCTGGCGGCAGGCGTCCTGATCGGACCCTTCGGCCTGGGCTTGGTGTCCGACAGCGACATTATCCACCAGATCGCCGATTTCGGCATCGTCATGATGCTGTTCCTGATCGGGCTCGAACTGCAGCCCCGGGAACTCTGGCGCATGCGCCACAAGGTTCTGGGCCTGGGCGTCACCCAAATGGTGGCGACCTCCATCGTCATCGCGCTGACGCTGATCCTGGCCGGCTTCGCCGTCAATATCGCGGCCATCATCGCGCTGGCACTGTCGATGTCCTCAACCGCCATTGCCATTCAGTCGGCCCAGCAGCGGGACATCACCCGCACCGATGCCGGCCGCGCCAGCCTGGCCGTGCTGCTGGTGCAGGACGTCTCGGTCATCCCCGTGCTGGCCGCCATTCCGCTGCTGGCCATGTCGACCGGCGCGATCGATCGGGAAGTCACCGAGGCAGTCGAAGCCATTGCCGACCCGCTCGACTGGATCACCCCGCTCATCATCATCGGCGTCTTCATCGTCGCCCTGATTTCAGGGCGCTATCTGGTCCGACCGCTCCTGGGTCTGGTGGCCCGTGCCGGCGTCCGCGAGGCGTTCACCGCCCTCGGCCTCGCCATCGTCTTCGGCGCGGCGCTGCTGGCCCAGGCCAACGGCTTTTCGCCGGCCATGGGTGCCTTTATCGGCGGGGTGCTGCTGGCCGACAGCGAGTACCGGCATGAACTCGAGAGCAACTTGGAGCCCTTCAAGGGCCTGCTGCTCGGCCTGTTCTTCATCTCGGTCGGCATGTCGATCGCCTTCGACGTGCTCTGGTCCCAGCCCATGCGGCTGGCGGCACTCGTTATCGGCTTCGTCGGCATCAAGGTCACTGTCCTGTTCGTGCTGACCAGCATGTTCCGCATGCACCTGGCCGACCGGCTGCTGGTGGCGATCCTGCTCAGCCAGGCCGGCGAATTTGCATTCGTCATCTTCCAGTTCGCCGAGCGCGTCGGCGCGATGGGCGAGGCCGACCATGCCATCCTGGCGGTAGCCGTGGCGCTGTCCATGGCAACGACCCCGCTCCTGCTGCTGGCCTTCGACCGACTCGTCGCACCGCGCCTCGACGCCCGTCGTCGCCGGGAGCGCGCTGACGATCCCATCGACGAGCACGGCAATATCGTCGTCCTGGGCTATGGCCGCTTCGGCCAGATCGTCACCCGCATGCTGCGTGCTCAGGGCTTCGAAACCACGCTGATCGACGACGACGCCGCGCAGATCGAGCTGGTGCGCAAGTTCGGCGTCAAGGTCTTCTACGGTGACGCCTCCCGCCTGGCACTGCTTCATGCCGCAGGGGTGGAACGTGCGGACCTGGTGGTCATCGCCGTCGGGGGCCGCGAACGCATCCTCGGGATTGCCCGCACGCTGCGCCGGCACTTTCCCAATGTCCCCATTGCCTCTCGCGCCATCGATCGCGGCCATGCCCACGAACTGATGGCGCTGGGCGTCGAAATTTTCGAACGCGAGACCTTCCTGTCGGCGATCAGCCTCGGCACCAAGGTGCTGACCCAGCTGGGCGTGGCGCCGATAGACGCCATGCACATGGCCCAGGCGTTCGAGCGTCACGACAACCAGTTGCTGCAGGACAGTTTCGCTGTCCGCCACGACGAGGATGCCTATGTCGGCATGGTGCGCCACTCCATGGGGCTGCTCAACGAGGCCATGCGCAGTGACTCGCCATCTACCATTCCAGTTGACAAGCCCGCGCCGAAGCGTACCGAGTAG
- a CDS encoding DUF1013 domain-containing protein has product MTTPLLMPKATAVWLVDNTALSFEQIAAFCTLHPLEVQGIADGDVAGGIMGVNPIQNGQLTREEIEKAEADPNYRMKLSEPKVRVAAAKRKGPRYTPISRRNERPNAIKWLVRNHPELKDAQIMRLVGTTKSTIDSVRESTHWNSANLAAMDPVTLGLCSQIDLDLEVKRASKGGPGVDELAEGTMLMTAEEALARAGGRGHAEGEDNEFAANDHRPEQAQDDFDADSVFAKLKSLKSDTDN; this is encoded by the coding sequence ATGACCACGCCACTGTTGATGCCCAAGGCGACCGCTGTCTGGCTTGTCGACAATACCGCGCTGTCATTCGAGCAGATCGCTGCCTTCTGCACGCTGCATCCCCTCGAAGTTCAGGGCATTGCCGATGGCGACGTCGCCGGCGGCATCATGGGCGTCAACCCGATCCAGAACGGTCAGCTGACCCGCGAAGAGATCGAGAAGGCCGAGGCCGATCCGAACTATCGCATGAAGCTGAGCGAGCCCAAGGTTCGCGTCGCCGCCGCCAAGCGCAAGGGCCCGCGCTACACCCCCATTTCGCGCCGCAACGAGCGCCCCAATGCCATCAAGTGGCTGGTGCGCAACCACCCCGAACTCAAGGACGCTCAGATCATGCGTCTGGTCGGCACGACCAAGTCGACCATCGATTCGGTGCGTGAATCCACCCACTGGAATTCGGCCAATCTTGCGGCCATGGATCCGGTCACGCTTGGCCTGTGCAGCCAGATCGACCTCGACCTCGAAGTCAAGCGCGCCAGCAAGGGTGGCCCGGGCGTGGATGAACTTGCCGAAGGCACCATGCTGATGACCGCCGAGGAAGCGCTGGCCCGCGCCGGCGGCCGTGGCCACGCCGAAGGTGAAGACAACGAGTTTGCCGCCAACGACCATCGCCCCGAGCAGGCGCAGGACGATTTCGACGCCGACTCGGTGTTCGCCAAGCTCAAGTCGCTCAAGAGCGACACCGACAACTAG
- a CDS encoding NAD(P)H-quinone oxidoreductase has translation MTPKQMLAIAISRPGGPEVLASQTVPVPRCGAGEVLIRVAAAGVNGPDLAQRRGQYDPPPDASPLPGLEVAGEIVARGDNASGWQVGDRVMALTNGGGYAEYAAVPSGQVLPVPDGWSLVEAAALPETWFTITQTLVMRAGLTPGMSVLVHGAAGGIGGAAIQIATILGARAIGVVSSPAKADYARRLGAVATIDYSTEDVAVRALELTDGKGVDRVVDIIGGAMAEKNLAACARLGHIVQVSTLDGASASLSLRTIMAKQLTLSGSTLRPQTSATKAAIADRIRTDLLPALTNPGFAKPAVTTFPLDRAAHAHRAMEARGHVGKIVLVTEFGAGD, from the coding sequence ATGACCCCGAAACAGATGCTGGCCATTGCAATAAGCCGCCCCGGCGGCCCCGAAGTCCTCGCTTCGCAAACCGTGCCCGTGCCCCGATGCGGTGCCGGTGAAGTCTTGATCCGTGTCGCCGCCGCCGGCGTCAACGGGCCTGACCTGGCCCAACGCCGTGGCCAGTATGATCCACCGCCAGACGCCTCCCCCCTGCCCGGCCTGGAAGTGGCCGGCGAAATCGTCGCCCGCGGTGACAATGCGAGCGGCTGGCAGGTCGGGGACCGGGTGATGGCCCTGACCAATGGTGGCGGCTATGCCGAATACGCAGCGGTCCCATCGGGGCAGGTTCTGCCGGTTCCCGACGGCTGGAGCCTGGTCGAAGCGGCCGCCCTTCCCGAAACCTGGTTCACCATCACCCAGACGCTGGTGATGCGGGCCGGGCTCACGCCGGGCATGTCCGTCCTGGTGCATGGCGCGGCAGGTGGGATTGGCGGGGCTGCCATCCAGATCGCCACTATACTGGGCGCACGGGCGATCGGCGTGGTGTCATCGCCCGCCAAGGCCGACTATGCCCGCCGCCTGGGGGCGGTCGCGACCATCGATTATTCGACCGAGGATGTCGCTGTCAGGGCCCTCGAGCTGACCGATGGCAAGGGGGTCGACCGGGTGGTCGACATCATCGGCGGCGCCATGGCGGAAAAGAACCTCGCCGCTTGCGCGCGCCTGGGCCACATCGTGCAGGTATCGACGCTGGACGGAGCCAGTGCCAGCCTCTCGCTGCGCACCATCATGGCCAAGCAGCTGACACTGTCGGGTTCGACCCTGCGACCGCAGACTTCAGCCACCAAGGCGGCCATTGCCGACCGCATCCGCACCGACCTTCTGCCGGCCCTCACGAACCCGGGCTTCGCAAAACCGGCTGTCACGACGTTCCCGCTGGACCGGGCTGCCCACGCCCATCGCGCAATGGAGGCGCGCGGCCATGTCGGCAAGATTGTGCTGGTGACGGAGTTCGGGGCCGGGGATTAG
- a CDS encoding DUF1192 domain-containing protein, whose product MFDEEIKKPKAHEVGMPIDTLSVDELRERIGLLEAEIVRLKAGIEARGATRKAADAAFKF is encoded by the coding sequence ATGTTCGACGAAGAAATCAAGAAGCCCAAGGCCCACGAGGTCGGCATGCCGATCGACACCCTGTCGGTGGACGAGTTGCGAGAGCGCATCGGCCTGCTCGAAGCCGAGATTGTCCGGCTCAAGGCAGGCATCGAGGCGCGCGGCGCCACGCGCAAGGCCGCGGACGCCGCGTTCAAATTCTAG
- the rcdA gene encoding protease adaptor protein RcdA, producing MTDVDETGSAIAIGPRIVASGGFGLLYREGMGLIEEVASYLDGDGRKESRILGREASFLYATESMRLTTRLMQLASWLLLQRAVNEGEISKENARSEKEKVKFSATPSERGGPGYDQLPETLRLYIDKGDRLFDRVMQFDTLERGKMPELDPGTANGIADQLARLKAAFGR from the coding sequence TTGACCGACGTCGACGAAACAGGTTCGGCAATCGCCATCGGCCCGCGCATCGTGGCCTCGGGTGGATTTGGCCTGCTCTATCGCGAGGGCATGGGGCTCATCGAGGAAGTGGCATCCTATCTGGATGGCGACGGCCGCAAGGAGAGCCGTATCCTGGGGCGGGAAGCCTCGTTTCTCTATGCCACCGAATCCATGCGGCTGACGACGCGGCTGATGCAACTGGCCTCATGGCTGCTGTTGCAGCGCGCGGTCAACGAGGGCGAGATCTCCAAGGAAAATGCCCGCTCCGAAAAGGAGAAGGTGAAGTTTTCCGCGACGCCGTCGGAGCGGGGTGGCCCGGGATATGACCAGCTACCCGAAACGCTCCGGCTCTACATCGACAAGGGCGACCGGCTGTTCGACCGGGTGATGCAGTTCGATACGCTTGAGCGCGGCAAGATGCCCGAACTCGATCCCGGCACCGCCAATGGCATTGCCGATCAGCTCGCGCGACTCAAGGCGGCGTTCGGCCGCTAG
- a CDS encoding YciI family protein — MFVLTLTYTAPLEEVDEHVPAHIDWIKAGYASGTFLASGRKVPRTGGFILAKGDRAEIEALVAIDPFMLAGVTTYDVTEVAVSFTAPGLEQLKA; from the coding sequence ATGTTCGTCCTGACGCTGACCTATACCGCCCCCCTCGAAGAGGTGGACGAGCACGTTCCGGCGCATATCGACTGGATCAAGGCCGGCTATGCCAGCGGTACATTCCTGGCTTCGGGGCGTAAGGTGCCCCGCACCGGCGGCTTCATCCTGGCCAAAGGGGACAGGGCCGAGATCGAAGCGCTGGTCGCCATCGACCCGTTCATGCTGGCCGGCGTCACCACCTACGATGTTACTGAAGTTGCGGTCTCGTTCACGGCCCCAGGCCTGGAACAGCTCAAGGCCTAG
- the rpmE gene encoding 50S ribosomal protein L31, giving the protein MKADTHPDYHMINVVMTDGSKYQTRSTYGKEGDTLQLDIDPKTHPAWTGGTGQLLDRGGRVSRFKERFKGLGI; this is encoded by the coding sequence ATGAAGGCAGATACCCATCCGGACTACCACATGATCAACGTGGTGATGACCGACGGCTCCAAGTACCAGACCCGTTCGACCTACGGCAAGGAAGGCGACACCCTTCAGCTGGACATCGACCCCAAGACCCACCCGGCCTGGACCGGCGGCACGGGCCAGCTGCTCGACCGTGGCGGCCGCGTCTCCCGCTTCAAGGAGCGCTTCAAGGGCCTGGGCATCTAA